The following is a genomic window from Desulfosoma caldarium.
GGTCGCTTAAAGATCTCCTCCCGGAAGAAATTACCGACCATGCGTTCGCTCAAATTCGACGCTACGCCTTTCCTCCCCACGACAAGACTCTTGCCAGCCGTCACGGCGACTATTTTAAGATTTGCCTGCAGGATCACGTCATTCGAAAGGCCCTCCTTCGAGACCCTCAATTGGCCTTGCTTCCCTTAGCCACGTACATCGTGACGCATGAATTAATCCATGTCGTGCGTTTCGCCAGGTTTCTTCAGCGCTTCGACGCTCCAGAAAAGGAAAGAGACATGGAAGAAAGCCGCGTCCACGGGCAAACCCTTGCCCTGCTTCAGGACTCCAAAATACCCGGCATGCAGGCCGTCTTGAGCGTATTTGGCTCCTGCCCTTTTATGGAAACTTTTATCACCCAGCCGGCGGACAACACGCTTTCTCATTGACGCCTTTAGGACCATTGGGTAAATAGAGCCACCTGTAATGGACGAACGGCTGTGTCGAAGGGCACGGCCGATTTGAGTTTTTTCAGGGAAATGCAATTCTGTTGCGTACATGAAGGAGGCTCGGCTATGGCCCGACATAAAAAAATTGAACGTCGTAGGGAATTGGAACGCCGACGGCGACGGCGGGAAAAAAGGAAGAAACTGCGAGCCAAGGGGTTGCTTCCCCCTGTAGAAGCTTCATCGAGCTCCTAACCTGCCCAGCAACATCGGGTTATCTTCATGGGTCTTCAAAGCAGCACGGTGACGTTGACGTGTTTTCATGTGCCGGATCCTCCTGTGGCCGACGTGTGGTCTTTCATCGACGAAAGCCTTCACGAAGGTGCCTATCGCGAGGGTGCGCAGGGTGAGGCTTCGGCCAAAGGATTCGCCCGCTGGGAGGACCTCTTCGATGCCTCTTTTCCTTTTGCGAGCTACCGCAAAGGGGAATACGTGGCCTTTCAGTTCCGATGGGATCAGCGCAAGGTTCCCCCGTTGGTTCTGAAACAGTATGAGCGGGAAGCCGTTCAGGCCTATCGGGCGGAACACGACGGCAAGTTTCCCCCTCGGCACGAACGCCTCAAGATCCGTGAAGCCATTCAGAACCAACTGCTGGAGCGCGTTCTGCCGCAACCTTTCGGCTGTGAGGTGGTGTGGTCTCCAGCGCAGTGTCGGCTCCTTGTGGGCACGGCAAGCCTAAAGATGCTGGAAGCCTTTTTGGAACATTTTGAGCGGAGTTTCAAGCTCCATCCAATTCCCCTTTACCATGTGCAATGGGCCCTCTACGGACTCTCCTTGCCGGAAAACCTGAAGGATGCCCTGTCCGGACTCGTCTCCGTGAAGTCCCCCCACGCCCTGCATGAAGGGCGGTTTTTGGGCTACGAATTCCTCACATGGCTCTGGTACCTGGCCGAATCCCGCCAAGGGCGCGTGCCTTTGGAGCAAGGGGCCTTTGCCACGTTGGCTTTAGGCGAAAAAGTGGTCTTGAGCCGCCAGGACGACGGCAAGGAACGGGTCATTTGCACGACGCAGGCCGGTGCTTTGGATGAGGCGCGCACGGCCTTGCGACAAGGCAAGATGGTGGAAGAGGCCCAGTGGATTGTTATGACGGCGGACAACGAATACACCCTCACACTGGACCGAGACCTCTGGGCCGTCAAGGGCCTCAAGACCCCGAAACAAATCCCCCATGCGGAAGAAGAGGATCCGGACGCTCGGTTTCTTGAAAAAATGTTTTTCATCGACGAGGTCCTGGGGGTTCTCAACGCCGCCTATCGGGAATTCCTGTTGGCACGTCTGCGTTCCTCCTGGGCTTCGGACGTCCTCCCTGCGATGAGGCACTGGATTCAAGGCGGCCAGCTGAACGCCGCCACATCGGGAAGCCATGACGTGGCCTGAAGCCGTTCGTCTCTTTCAGGACGTTGTGACCTCGCATCCCGTCAGCCTAACCCTTGCCCTTCTCACGGCCGCGTCTCTTGGTGCCGTCTACTGGATGCGACGCCGTTTGCGCCGCCATTGGCACTCGCTGTTGGAAGAGGCTTCGGAGGAGCCTTTTCGGCTTCTTGAGGAATCCTCTCTGAGCGAAAAGGATCGAGCCGCCCTTAGCTATCTTAAAGCTCTGCGCCAAAAAGTCTGGTCCATGCCCGACCAAGACATTTCCCTTTCCCTCGATACTTTTTTTTCCCAGGCCCAAGACATCGTCCACACCATCGCCTCCATCTATCATCCGGACAAGGCCGAAGCCCAATACGAGGCTTCTTTGAAAGACGTGCTCGCGCTGTGTCGGCGTACCACGTCTCGGCTGGAGGCCGTGGTGCAGCGAGGGCCTTTTCGGCTTCTTTCGAGCCGCCCCATCGGGCATTACCGAGCCCTTTACAAGACGTATCGCCGCGTGAACGCATCGTC
Proteins encoded in this region:
- the rdgC gene encoding recombination-associated protein RdgC translates to MGLQSSTVTLTCFHVPDPPVADVWSFIDESLHEGAYREGAQGEASAKGFARWEDLFDASFPFASYRKGEYVAFQFRWDQRKVPPLVLKQYEREAVQAYRAEHDGKFPPRHERLKIREAIQNQLLERVLPQPFGCEVVWSPAQCRLLVGTASLKMLEAFLEHFERSFKLHPIPLYHVQWALYGLSLPENLKDALSGLVSVKSPHALHEGRFLGYEFLTWLWYLAESRQGRVPLEQGAFATLALGEKVVLSRQDDGKERVICTTQAGALDEARTALRQGKMVEEAQWIVMTADNEYTLTLDRDLWAVKGLKTPKQIPHAEEEDPDARFLEKMFFIDEVLGVLNAAYREFLLARLRSSWASDVLPAMRHWIQGGQLNAATSGSHDVA